From a single Sinorhizobium sp. RAC02 genomic region:
- a CDS encoding nucleoside hydrolase produces MHKVIFDTDPGVDDAMALLFLHNHPEIDLIGITTVFGNASIETTTRNALFLKREWGIGAPVAKGDGKTYNPMRNPIDWPVMIHGHDGLGNIDVPDTIDLPLDPRPAHRFIIETVRANPGEVTLIAVGRMSNLAYALKEDPEIAGLVKQVIIMGGAFDVPGNITPAAEANIHGDPEAADVVMGAAWKVVVVGLDVTMKTVMLRKRLADLTAQNGKHLKLLSDISQFYIDFYGQHVKDEGMVVHDSCACVYLVAPELFETRSGAIRVVAGGIADGQTIQKPDGRGFPPGNWDDLPSQHACIGIDAEKVMALLDETLVR; encoded by the coding sequence ATGCACAAGGTTATTTTCGATACGGATCCCGGCGTCGACGACGCGATGGCGCTGCTGTTCCTGCACAATCACCCCGAGATCGACCTGATCGGCATCACCACCGTCTTCGGCAATGCCTCGATCGAGACGACGACGCGCAACGCGCTGTTTTTGAAGCGCGAATGGGGCATCGGGGCGCCGGTGGCGAAGGGTGACGGCAAGACCTACAATCCGATGCGCAACCCGATCGACTGGCCGGTGATGATCCACGGCCATGACGGGCTCGGCAATATCGACGTCCCTGACACGATCGACCTGCCGCTCGATCCGCGCCCGGCGCACCGCTTCATCATCGAGACGGTCCGCGCCAATCCCGGCGAGGTGACGCTGATCGCCGTCGGCCGCATGTCGAACCTCGCCTATGCGCTGAAGGAAGACCCGGAGATCGCCGGTCTCGTCAAGCAGGTCATCATCATGGGTGGCGCCTTCGACGTGCCCGGCAACATCACGCCCGCCGCCGAAGCCAATATCCACGGCGACCCGGAGGCGGCCGACGTCGTGATGGGGGCGGCGTGGAAGGTGGTCGTCGTCGGTCTCGACGTGACGATGAAGACCGTGATGCTGCGCAAGCGGCTGGCCGACCTCACGGCGCAGAACGGCAAGCACCTGAAATTGCTCTCCGACATCTCGCAGTTCTACATCGATTTCTACGGCCAGCATGTGAAGGACGAGGGCATGGTGGTGCACGACAGCTGCGCCTGCGTCTATCTCGTCGCCCCCGAACTCTTCGAGACGCGCAGTGGCGCGATCCGCGTCGTCGCCGGCGGCATTGCCGATGGCCAGACGATCCAGAAGCCGGACGGCCGCGGCTTCCCGCCCGGCAACTGGGACGACCTGCCGAGCCAGCATGCCTGCATCGGCATCGATGCGGAAAAGGTGATGGCGCTGCTCGACGAGACGCTGGTCCGCTAA
- a CDS encoding metal ABC transporter permease, translating to MIDTLLEPFGYGYMVNAMWVSALVGCICGFLSAYLMLKGWSLIGDALSHSIVPGVAGAYMLGLPFAAGAFLSGGLAAAAMLFLNRQTKLKEDAIIGMIFSSFFGLGLFMVSLSPTPVNIQTIVLGNILAVSPEDTIQLAIIGAVTLIILLFKWKDLMVTFFDESHARSIGLNPTGLKILFFTLLSASTVAAMQTVGAFLVIAMVVTPGATAYLLTDRFQRLIIIAASLGAGTSFVGAYISYFLDGATGGIIVVLQTAIFLLAFVFAPKHGLLAARRKGQLALEPVEGAKP from the coding sequence GTGATCGACACGCTCCTCGAGCCCTTCGGTTACGGCTACATGGTCAACGCCATGTGGGTCAGCGCGCTGGTCGGCTGCATCTGCGGCTTCCTCTCCGCCTATCTCATGCTGAAGGGCTGGTCGCTGATCGGCGATGCGCTCTCGCACTCGATCGTGCCGGGCGTCGCCGGCGCCTATATGCTCGGCCTGCCCTTTGCGGCCGGCGCCTTCCTCTCCGGCGGGCTTGCCGCCGCCGCCATGCTCTTCCTCAACCGCCAGACCAAACTGAAGGAAGACGCGATCATCGGCATGATCTTCTCCTCCTTCTTCGGCCTTGGCCTGTTCATGGTGTCGCTGTCGCCGACGCCGGTGAACATCCAGACCATCGTGCTCGGCAACATCCTTGCCGTCAGCCCCGAGGATACGATCCAGCTCGCCATCATCGGCGCGGTCACGCTCATCATCCTGCTGTTCAAGTGGAAGGACCTGATGGTCACCTTCTTCGACGAGAGCCATGCCCGCTCGATCGGCCTCAACCCGACGGGCCTGAAAATCCTGTTCTTCACGCTGCTCAGCGCCTCGACGGTCGCCGCCATGCAGACGGTCGGCGCCTTCCTGGTCATCGCCATGGTGGTGACGCCGGGGGCCACCGCCTATCTTTTGACCGACCGCTTCCAGCGGCTGATCATCATCGCCGCATCGCTTGGCGCCGGCACGAGCTTCGTCGGCGCCTATATTTCCTACTTCCTCGACGGTGCGACCGGCGGCATCATCGTCGTGCTGCAAACGGCGATCTTCCTGCTGGCCTTCGTCTTCGCCCCGAAACACGGCCTGCTTGCCGCACGCCGCAAGGGCCAACTGGCGCTCGAACCCGTGGAAGGCGCCAAGCCATGA
- a CDS encoding squalene cyclase — MAPTGSVIDWLLASDPAIRWQVMRDLLDAPEAEWQAERARVETEGWGARLLSHQDQDGQWAGGAFMPAGYTQENWRDLGQAWTATCISLQQLYDFGLDPSSARARRTVDLIAKNSRWDHDGQPFWDGEVEECINARTVMVGVYFGVEVSPIVERLLGERQSDGGWNCERCNGSHRSSFHTTINVLEGLLEYEKAKGATAKTHAARAAGEAYLLERGLFRRLGTGAPVDERYLKFLNPNRWRYDVLRGLDYFRAASLATGAVPDPRLREAIDHLRSRQSDDGTWPLDWTLKGPVWFEMEVPGQPSRWITLRALRVLRWWDAAGDGHRPS; from the coding sequence ATGGCTCCCACCGGTTCCGTCATCGACTGGCTGCTCGCTTCGGATCCCGCGATCCGCTGGCAGGTGATGCGCGACCTCCTCGATGCGCCGGAAGCGGAATGGCAGGCCGAGCGCGCCAGGGTGGAAACCGAAGGCTGGGGCGCGCGGCTCCTCTCCCATCAGGATCAGGATGGCCAATGGGCCGGTGGCGCCTTCATGCCGGCCGGCTACACGCAGGAGAACTGGCGCGACCTCGGCCAGGCTTGGACCGCCACCTGCATTTCCCTGCAGCAGCTTTACGACTTCGGCCTCGATCCTTCATCGGCACGGGCGCGGCGTACGGTTGATCTCATTGCGAAGAATTCGCGCTGGGACCATGACGGCCAGCCTTTCTGGGATGGCGAAGTCGAAGAATGCATCAATGCCCGCACGGTGATGGTGGGCGTCTATTTCGGTGTCGAGGTTTCGCCGATCGTCGAGCGGTTGCTGGGCGAACGGCAGTCGGATGGCGGCTGGAACTGCGAGCGCTGCAACGGCTCGCACCGCTCGTCCTTCCACACGACGATCAATGTGCTGGAAGGACTGCTCGAATACGAAAAAGCCAAGGGCGCCACGGCGAAAACGCACGCGGCGCGGGCAGCGGGTGAAGCCTATCTGCTGGAACGCGGTCTTTTCCGCCGTCTCGGCACCGGCGCGCCGGTGGACGAACGCTATCTGAAATTCCTCAACCCGAACCGCTGGCGCTACGATGTTCTGCGCGGTCTCGACTATTTCCGCGCGGCGTCGCTGGCGACAGGCGCTGTACCCGATCCTCGCCTGCGCGAGGCGATCGACCATCTACGCTCCCGGCAGTCGGACGATGGCACCTGGCCGCTCGACTGGACCTTGAAGGGGCCGGTCTGGTTCGAGATGGAGGTGCCGGGACAGCCCTCGCGCTGGATCACGCTTCGGGCCTTGCGCGTGCTGCGCTGGTGGGATGCGGCCGGTGACGGGCACCGGCCGTCCTGA
- a CDS encoding metal ABC transporter permease: MNETLELAIMPFQLAFMQNAFLVTLMIAVPMALLSCYLVLKGWSLMGDAVSHAVLPGVVIAYVVGLPFAVGAFVAGLFCALAAGYLKDNSRVKEDTILGIVFSGMFAIGLVLYVKIQPDIHLDHILFGDMLGIAVSDLVETAVIALASTGFILLFRKDLLVHAFDRQHASAIGLPVKLLHYGLLAVLSLVVVGALKAVGIIIAIAMLVAPGAIAALVTRRFPSMLMVAVAVAVGATFFGIWLSFLIDSAPAPTIVLLMTILFILAFFRNVLQSRRPAQEA, from the coding sequence ATGAACGAGACGCTCGAACTCGCCATCATGCCCTTTCAACTCGCCTTCATGCAGAACGCCTTCCTGGTGACGCTGATGATCGCCGTGCCGATGGCGCTGCTGTCCTGTTATCTGGTGCTGAAGGGCTGGTCGCTGATGGGCGATGCGGTCTCCCATGCCGTGCTGCCGGGCGTCGTCATCGCCTATGTCGTCGGCCTGCCCTTTGCGGTCGGCGCCTTCGTCGCCGGCCTGTTCTGCGCGCTTGCCGCCGGCTACCTCAAGGACAACAGCCGGGTGAAGGAAGACACCATCCTCGGCATCGTCTTCTCCGGTATGTTCGCGATCGGGCTGGTGCTCTACGTCAAGATCCAGCCGGACATCCATCTCGACCACATCCTGTTCGGCGACATGCTCGGCATCGCCGTCTCGGATCTCGTCGAAACGGCTGTCATCGCGCTTGCCTCGACCGGCTTCATCCTGCTTTTCCGCAAGGACCTGCTGGTGCATGCCTTCGACAGGCAGCACGCATCCGCCATCGGCCTGCCGGTCAAGCTGCTGCATTACGGCCTGCTTGCGGTGCTGTCGCTGGTGGTGGTCGGCGCGCTGAAGGCGGTCGGCATCATCATCGCGATCGCCATGCTGGTGGCGCCGGGTGCCATTGCCGCCCTCGTCACCCGGCGCTTCCCGAGCATGCTGATGGTCGCCGTCGCGGTTGCCGTCGGAGCGACGTTCTTCGGCATCTGGCTGAGCTTCCTGATCGACAGTGCGCCGGCCCCGACCATCGTGCTTTTGATGACCATCCTCTTCATCCTGGCCTTCTTCCGCAACGTGCTGCAAAGCCGCAGGCCGGCACAGGAGGCGTGA
- a CDS encoding manganese/iron ABC transporter ATP-binding protein produces MMMGGKPKKVDGIVAEDVTVTYRNGMTALRHASFSVPKGTITALVGVNGAGKSTLFKAIMGFVPVAAGKVTILGLSVKEALKQNLVAYVPQAEEVDWTFPVLVEDVVMMGRYGHMNWLRIPSKRDHELVDEALSRVNMAAFRKRQIGELSGGQRKRVFLARALAQEGQVILLDEPFTGVDVNTEEQIVELLGKLRDEGRVMLVSTHNLGSVPDFCDRTVFVKGTVIASGPTAETFTEANLERAFGGVLRHFILGGHDLHDDEDKRSITVITDDERPFVIYGEPEKEKTP; encoded by the coding sequence ATGATGATGGGCGGCAAGCCGAAAAAGGTGGACGGCATCGTCGCGGAAGACGTGACCGTCACCTATCGCAACGGCATGACGGCGCTGCGGCATGCCAGCTTCTCCGTGCCGAAGGGCACGATCACGGCGCTCGTCGGCGTCAACGGGGCCGGTAAATCCACCCTGTTCAAGGCGATCATGGGCTTCGTGCCGGTCGCCGCCGGCAAGGTGACGATCCTCGGCCTTTCCGTGAAGGAGGCGCTGAAGCAGAACCTCGTCGCCTATGTGCCGCAGGCCGAAGAGGTCGACTGGACGTTTCCCGTGCTCGTCGAGGACGTGGTGATGATGGGCCGCTACGGCCACATGAACTGGCTGCGTATTCCGAGCAAGCGCGACCACGAATTGGTCGACGAGGCGCTGTCGCGCGTCAACATGGCGGCCTTCCGCAAGCGCCAGATCGGCGAGCTTTCCGGCGGGCAGCGCAAGCGCGTCTTTCTTGCCCGGGCGCTGGCGCAGGAAGGCCAGGTGATCCTGCTCGACGAACCCTTCACCGGCGTCGACGTCAACACGGAAGAGCAGATCGTCGAACTGCTTGGCAAGCTGCGCGACGAAGGCCGCGTCATGCTGGTCTCGACGCACAATCTCGGCAGCGTGCCGGATTTCTGCGACCGCACCGTCTTCGTGAAAGGCACGGTCATCGCCTCCGGGCCGACGGCGGAAACCTTTACCGAGGCCAATCTGGAGCGCGCCTTCGGCGGCGTGCTGCGTCACTTCATTCTCGGCGGCCACGACCTGCACGACGACGAGGACAAGCGCTCGATCACGGTCATCACCGACGACGAACGCCCCTTCGTCATCTATGGCGAGCCCGAGAAGGAGAAGACGCCGTGA
- a CDS encoding FAD-binding oxidoreductase produces MTRHGCGRVDRGAVSVYRPPRPVGRVLRGRPNEDENKQRDGMAHIGIVGGGLMGCATALNLLEQGHSVTILERDAGGLPASVGNAGILAVPEIDPLARPDMLLSVPKWLLDPLGPLTVRWQDLPALTPWLFKFLLSARSANVTASRAAMLYLMKTAEADHVRLGNFAGISGHMRDTGAMTVFDTVAARDKAFAHETENARLIGCNVEKLDAEETRRRVPALQGAFAGATFSDGYKTFEYPLTFLRRLQAVLRERATLLDATVSSVARAENGIVVRTEGGGEFTFDRLAITSGVWSRRFVADLGLTVLLETERGYNTTFMNPSTTLEMPVFFSEHGFVATPFENALRVGGAVELASPDAPANYKRAAVMRKKMRRYVPDLPEEGGTEWMGRRPSTPDTLPVISLHPGDPRIAFAFGHGHLGLTLSATTGRHVARLLAGEGETALAPFSIARFQ; encoded by the coding sequence GTGACCCGGCACGGCTGCGGCCGTGTCGACAGAGGTGCGGTTTCCGTCTATCGTCCGCCGCGACCGGTCGGCCGCGTGCTTCGCGGCAGGCCCAATGAAGACGAGAACAAGCAGCGGGACGGCATGGCGCATATCGGTATCGTCGGCGGTGGCCTCATGGGCTGTGCCACAGCGCTCAATCTGTTGGAGCAGGGCCACAGCGTCACCATCCTCGAGCGGGACGCCGGTGGCCTGCCCGCATCCGTCGGCAATGCGGGCATTCTGGCCGTACCGGAAATCGATCCGCTCGCCCGGCCGGACATGCTGCTCTCCGTGCCGAAATGGCTGCTTGATCCACTCGGACCGCTGACCGTTCGCTGGCAGGACCTGCCGGCGCTCACACCCTGGCTTTTTAAGTTCCTGCTCTCCGCGCGCTCGGCAAACGTCACCGCAAGCCGCGCAGCCATGCTCTACCTCATGAAGACGGCCGAGGCCGATCATGTGCGCCTCGGAAATTTCGCCGGCATATCCGGCCATATGCGCGATACCGGCGCCATGACCGTTTTCGACACTGTTGCGGCCCGCGACAAGGCTTTCGCGCACGAGACAGAGAATGCCAGGCTGATCGGCTGCAATGTCGAAAAACTGGACGCCGAGGAAACCCGCCGCCGTGTGCCGGCGCTGCAGGGCGCCTTTGCCGGCGCCACCTTCAGCGACGGCTACAAGACCTTCGAATATCCGCTGACCTTCCTGCGCCGGCTGCAGGCGGTGCTGCGCGAGCGCGCGACGCTGCTCGATGCCACCGTCTCGTCGGTGGCGCGCGCCGAGAACGGCATCGTCGTTAGGACGGAAGGCGGCGGCGAATTCACCTTCGATCGGCTGGCGATCACCTCGGGCGTGTGGTCGCGCCGTTTCGTCGCCGATCTCGGCCTGACGGTGCTGCTCGAAACCGAGCGCGGCTACAACACGACCTTCATGAACCCCTCGACCACGCTGGAAATGCCGGTGTTCTTCTCCGAGCACGGCTTTGTCGCGACCCCCTTCGAGAATGCGCTGCGCGTTGGTGGCGCCGTGGAACTCGCCTCGCCGGACGCGCCCGCCAACTACAAGCGTGCCGCCGTGATGCGCAAGAAGATGCGGCGCTACGTGCCTGACCTTCCGGAAGAGGGCGGCACGGAGTGGATGGGGCGACGCCCCTCGACGCCGGATACCCTGCCCGTCATCAGCCTGCATCCCGGCGATCCGCGCATCGCCTTCGCCTTCGGCCATGGCCATCTTGGCCTCACGCTTTCGGCAACGACCGGGCGCCATGTCGCGCGGTTGCTGGCCGGCGAAGGAGAGACAGCGCTCGCCCCCTTCTCCATCGCCCGCTTCCAGTAA
- a CDS encoding metal ABC transporter substrate-binding protein yields MLRRSFNALLVSLTLVSAAPAIAQEKPKVVTTFTIIADIASNVAGDAAVVESITKPGAEIHNYQPTPRDILKAQGGNLVLWNGLNLELWFQKFLANLGDVPNVTVSEGIEPMSIVDGPYQGKPNPHAWMSPNNALIYVENIRKALVALDPANAATYDANAKAYSAKITALGEEMKAKIGALPAEKRWLVTSEGAFSYLTRDFGLKELFLWPINADQQGTPKQVKAVIDAVREHNIHVVFSESTVSADPAKQVAAETGATYGGILYVDSLSEADGPVPTYLDLLRVTSETIVKGLSQ; encoded by the coding sequence ATGCTCCGCCGTTCGTTCAATGCCCTTCTTGTCAGCCTGACGCTGGTTTCCGCCGCCCCCGCAATCGCACAGGAAAAGCCGAAGGTCGTCACGACCTTCACCATCATCGCCGACATCGCCTCGAACGTCGCGGGCGATGCGGCAGTCGTGGAATCGATCACCAAGCCGGGTGCCGAAATCCACAACTACCAGCCGACGCCGCGCGACATCCTGAAGGCCCAGGGCGGCAATCTGGTGCTGTGGAACGGCCTCAACCTGGAACTCTGGTTCCAGAAGTTTCTCGCCAATCTCGGCGACGTGCCGAACGTCACGGTCAGCGAGGGCATCGAGCCGATGAGCATCGTGGACGGTCCCTACCAGGGCAAGCCGAACCCGCATGCCTGGATGTCGCCCAACAATGCGCTGATCTATGTCGAGAATATCCGCAAGGCGCTCGTCGCGCTCGATCCCGCCAATGCCGCCACCTATGACGCCAACGCCAAGGCCTATAGCGCGAAGATCACCGCGCTCGGCGAGGAGATGAAGGCAAAGATCGGCGCATTGCCGGCGGAAAAACGCTGGCTCGTGACCAGCGAAGGCGCCTTCAGCTACCTCACCCGCGATTTCGGCCTCAAGGAACTCTTCCTCTGGCCGATCAATGCCGACCAGCAGGGCACGCCCAAGCAGGTGAAGGCGGTGATCGACGCCGTTCGCGAGCACAATATCCACGTCGTCTTCTCCGAAAGCACCGTCTCTGCCGACCCGGCCAAGCAGGTCGCTGCCGAAACGGGCGCTACCTATGGCGGTATCCTCTATGTCGACTCGCTGAGCGAGGCGGACGGCCCGGTGCCGACCTATCTCGACCTGTTGCGCGTGACCTCCGAGACCATCGTGAAGGGCCTGTCGCAATGA
- the gltX gene encoding glutamate--tRNA ligase encodes MSTSGTASGVRVRIAPSPTGEPHVGTAYIALFNYLFAKKHNGTFILRIEDTDATRSTPEFEQKVLDALKWCGLEWSEGPDIGGPYGPYRQSDRKDMYRPYVDKIVANGHGFKCFCTPERLTEMREAQRAAGKPPKYDGLCLHISAEEVTRRVDAGEPHVVRMKIPTEGSCKFVDGVYGPVEIPWDAVDMQVLLKADGMPTYHMANVVDDHLMKITHVARGEEWLASVPKHILIYHYLGLEPPVFMHLSLMRNHDKSKLSKRKNPTSISYYSALGYLPEALMNFLGLFFIQIAEGEELLTMDQLAEKFDPDNLSKAGAIFDIQKLDWLNGRWLREQLTEEEFTGRVLAWAMENDRIRQGLKLSQSRISKLGELPDLTGFLLKSDLGLTPEAFAKVKSTPEEILDVLNQVQPDLEKMPEWTVESIEAELRASADRLGKKLKVVVAPLFVAVSGSSRSLPLFDSMAILGRSVVRQRLKVAAQVVASMVGGGK; translated from the coding sequence ATGAGCACTTCCGGAACCGCGTCCGGCGTTCGCGTACGCATCGCACCCTCCCCGACCGGCGAACCGCATGTCGGCACCGCCTATATCGCGCTGTTCAACTATCTCTTCGCGAAAAAGCACAACGGCACCTTCATCCTGCGCATCGAGGATACGGACGCCACGCGCTCGACGCCGGAATTCGAGCAGAAGGTGCTGGACGCGCTGAAATGGTGTGGCCTGGAATGGTCGGAAGGCCCAGACATCGGCGGTCCCTACGGTCCCTATCGCCAGTCCGACCGCAAGGACATGTACCGTCCCTATGTCGACAAGATCGTCGCCAACGGCCACGGCTTCAAGTGCTTCTGTACGCCCGAGCGGCTGACCGAAATGCGGGAAGCCCAGCGCGCCGCCGGCAAGCCGCCGAAATATGACGGTCTCTGCCTGCACATTTCCGCGGAAGAAGTAACCCGCCGCGTCGACGCCGGCGAGCCGCATGTCGTGCGCATGAAGATCCCGACCGAGGGCTCGTGCAAGTTCGTCGACGGCGTCTACGGCCCGGTCGAAATCCCGTGGGATGCCGTCGACATGCAGGTGCTGCTCAAGGCCGACGGCATGCCGACCTATCACATGGCGAACGTGGTCGATGACCACCTGATGAAGATCACCCATGTGGCGCGCGGCGAGGAATGGCTCGCCTCCGTGCCGAAGCACATCCTCATCTACCACTATCTCGGCCTCGAGCCGCCGGTCTTCATGCACCTGTCGCTGATGCGCAATCACGACAAGTCGAAGCTGTCCAAGCGCAAGAACCCGACGTCGATCTCCTACTATTCGGCGCTCGGCTACCTGCCGGAAGCGCTGATGAACTTTCTGGGCCTGTTCTTCATCCAGATCGCCGAGGGTGAAGAGCTGCTCACCATGGATCAGCTTGCCGAAAAGTTCGATCCGGACAACCTCTCCAAGGCCGGCGCGATCTTCGACATCCAGAAGCTCGACTGGCTGAACGGCCGCTGGCTGCGCGAGCAGCTGACGGAAGAGGAATTCACAGGCCGCGTGCTGGCCTGGGCGATGGAAAACGACCGCATCCGCCAGGGCCTGAAACTCTCGCAGTCGCGCATCTCCAAGCTCGGCGAACTGCCTGACCTCACCGGCTTCCTGCTGAAGTCGGATCTCGGCCTGACGCCGGAGGCCTTTGCCAAGGTGAAGTCCACGCCGGAAGAAATTCTCGACGTCTTGAACCAGGTCCAGCCGGACCTCGAAAAGATGCCGGAATGGACCGTCGAGAGCATCGAAGCGGAACTGCGCGCCAGCGCCGACCGGCTCGGCAAGAAGCTCAAGGTCGTCGTGGCCCCGCTCTTCGTCGCCGTCTCCGGCTCGTCGCGCTCGCTGCCGCTGTTCGACAGCATGGCCATCCTCGGCCGCTCGGTGGTGCGCCAGCGCCTGAAAGTAGCGGCACAGGTGGTGGCCTCGATGGTGGGCGGCGGAAAGTAA
- the lysS gene encoding lysine--tRNA ligase, whose product MTDTKTETGLSSDPTEVRRQKLNQLRKTIGDVYPAHFHRTMTNAELAEKYETLELDTESGDVVTVAGRVYSSRNSGMFMDIHDASGKIQIFSHKDTTPEEARALLPMIDLGDIIGVTGVVRRTKRGELTINAQEIVMLTKTLLPMPEKWHGVADIEIRYRKRHLDIMTNEESKLRFQQRSKIVSGIRRFMENDGFMEVETPMLHSVYGGATAEPFKTHHNTLKLDMFLRIAPELYLKRTLVSGLTDKVFEINRNFRNEGVSTRHNPEFTMMECYWAYADYEDIMDLVERLFAELAVKIHGSTEFAYGDKEISFKGPFKRVPMPDAVKDVTGIDFLALKTDEEARAAAKAAGFEVEKDWTWGECLAFLFEEKVEPTLIQPSHVTHFPKDISPFAKEVPGEPRLVERFETYCNTWELGNAFSELNDPEEQRARMVEQLEQAHARGEKSKQLDDEFLDAIDQGMPPAGGLGIGVDRLIMLLTNAPSIRDVILFPARRAKAD is encoded by the coding sequence ATGACCGACACGAAGACAGAAACCGGCCTTTCCTCCGATCCGACGGAAGTCCGCCGCCAGAAGCTCAACCAGCTGCGCAAGACGATTGGCGACGTCTATCCGGCGCATTTCCACCGCACGATGACCAATGCGGAGCTCGCTGAGAAATACGAGACGCTGGAACTCGACACCGAGAGCGGCGACGTCGTGACCGTTGCCGGCCGCGTCTATTCCTCGCGCAACTCCGGCATGTTCATGGACATCCATGACGCCTCGGGAAAAATCCAGATCTTTTCGCACAAGGACACGACGCCGGAAGAGGCGCGCGCACTGCTGCCGATGATCGACCTCGGCGACATCATCGGCGTCACCGGTGTCGTGCGCCGCACGAAGCGTGGCGAGCTGACGATCAACGCGCAGGAGATCGTCATGCTGACGAAGACCCTGCTGCCGATGCCGGAAAAGTGGCATGGCGTGGCGGATATCGAAATCCGCTACCGCAAGCGCCACCTCGACATCATGACCAACGAGGAATCGAAGCTGCGTTTCCAGCAGCGCTCGAAGATCGTCTCGGGCATCCGCCGCTTCATGGAAAACGACGGTTTCATGGAAGTCGAGACGCCGATGCTGCACTCCGTCTATGGCGGCGCGACGGCCGAGCCCTTCAAGACGCACCACAACACGCTGAAGCTCGATATGTTCCTGCGCATCGCGCCGGAGCTCTATCTGAAGCGCACGCTGGTCTCCGGCCTCACCGACAAGGTGTTCGAGATCAACCGCAACTTCCGCAATGAGGGCGTGTCGACGCGGCACAACCCCGAATTCACCATGATGGAGTGCTACTGGGCCTATGCCGACTACGAGGACATCATGGACCTCGTGGAGCGCCTGTTCGCCGAGCTCGCGGTCAAGATCCACGGCTCGACGGAATTTGCCTATGGCGACAAGGAAATCTCCTTCAAGGGTCCGTTCAAGCGTGTGCCGATGCCTGATGCCGTCAAGGACGTAACCGGCATCGACTTCCTCGCCCTCAAGACGGACGAGGAAGCCCGCGCTGCCGCCAAGGCCGCCGGCTTCGAAGTCGAGAAGGACTGGACCTGGGGCGAATGCCTTGCCTTCCTCTTCGAGGAAAAGGTCGAGCCGACACTGATCCAGCCGAGCCACGTCACCCACTTCCCGAAGGACATCTCGCCCTTCGCCAAGGAAGTGCCGGGAGAACCGCGCCTCGTCGAGCGTTTCGAGACCTATTGCAACACCTGGGAACTCGGCAATGCGTTTTCCGAATTGAACGATCCGGAAGAGCAACGCGCCCGCATGGTCGAGCAACTCGAACAGGCCCATGCCCGCGGCGAGAAGTCCAAGCAGCTCGACGACGAGTTTTTGGACGCCATCGACCAGGGCATGCCGCCCGCCGGTGGCCTCGGCATCGGTGTCGACCGCCTGATCATGTTGCTCACCAACGCCCCGTCGATCCGCGACGTCATCCTCTTCCCGGCCCGCCGGGCAAAGGCTGACTGA
- the ung gene encoding uracil-DNA glycosylase gives MMTDVKIGESWKAPLAAEFSSPYMADLKTFLLEQKQDGRRIFPKGPEYFRALDLTPLDEVRVVILGQDPYHGEGQAHGLCFSVQPGVRIPPSLVNIYKELQEDLGIARANHGFLEHWAKQGVLLLNSVLTVEMGRAASHQGKGWERFTDAVIRAVNEQEKPVVFILWGSYAQKKAAFVDSKRHLVLRSVHPSPLSAHNGFFGTKPFSRANAFLEKNGRKPIDWQLPATPE, from the coding sequence ATGATGACGGATGTGAAGATCGGCGAAAGCTGGAAGGCGCCGCTCGCGGCGGAATTCTCCAGTCCCTACATGGCCGACCTGAAGACCTTTCTGCTGGAGCAGAAGCAGGACGGGCGGCGCATCTTCCCCAAGGGGCCTGAATATTTTCGTGCGCTGGACCTGACGCCGCTCGATGAGGTGCGGGTCGTCATTCTCGGTCAGGATCCCTACCACGGCGAAGGACAGGCGCACGGACTGTGCTTTTCCGTGCAACCCGGCGTGCGCATTCCGCCGTCGCTCGTCAATATCTACAAGGAATTGCAGGAAGACCTCGGCATTGCGCGGGCGAATCATGGCTTCCTAGAACATTGGGCCAAGCAGGGCGTGCTGCTGCTCAACAGCGTCCTGACGGTGGAAATGGGCCGCGCCGCCTCGCATCAGGGCAAGGGCTGGGAACGCTTTACCGATGCGGTGATCCGCGCCGTCAACGAGCAGGAAAAACCCGTCGTCTTCATCCTCTGGGGCTCGTACGCGCAGAAGAAGGCCGCCTTCGTTGACAGCAAGCGCCATCTTGTGCTGCGCTCGGTTCATCCCTCGCCACTTTCCGCACATAACGGGTTTTTCGGCACGAAACCGTTTTCTAGGGCGAATGCCTTCCTGGAAAAAAACGGCCGCAAGCCGATCGACTGGCAATTGCCGGCAACGCCGGAATAG